The following proteins are co-located in the Petroclostridium xylanilyticum genome:
- a CDS encoding aminopeptidase produces the protein MSEQEKSQGQKIFDELKYEVKNGWEAVSANENKTILDFSEEYKKFLDKGKTERECIQEAVRLAREKGFTALDEIIKTKKELKKGDKVYAVNRDKAIILAVIGEKSLEEGVNIVGAHMDAPRIDLKQNPIYEDSEMVLLKTHYYGGIKKYQWTTLPLAIHGVVVKKDGQKVNIVIGEEEDDPVFCITDLLPHLAQEQMQKKMSEGITGEGLNVLFGSIPYNDDKVKEKIKLNILSIIHDKYGIKEEDFISAEIEIVPAFKAKDVGLDRGLVGAYGQDDRVCGYTALKAILDLDNPQKTAVCLLVDKEEIGSMGNTGMQSRFFENILAELCELTEGHYNDLMLRRALSNSKCLSADVSAAVDPNYEGVHDKRNAPYISKGVVITKYTGARGKAGSNDAHAEFVGEIRALFNNNNIQWQTGELGKVDQGGGGTIAQFVANLGADVVDCGVALLSMHAPFEIASKLDIYMAYKAYHAFYKTFS, from the coding sequence ATGAGCGAACAAGAAAAATCTCAAGGACAGAAGATATTTGATGAGCTAAAATACGAAGTCAAAAACGGCTGGGAAGCCGTATCAGCAAATGAAAATAAAACAATTCTCGATTTTAGCGAAGAGTATAAGAAGTTTCTTGATAAAGGAAAAACAGAACGGGAATGTATACAAGAAGCGGTTAGGCTTGCCCGGGAAAAAGGATTTACAGCCCTTGATGAGATCATAAAGACAAAAAAAGAGTTAAAGAAGGGCGATAAAGTATATGCAGTAAATAGAGATAAAGCTATCATACTGGCTGTAATAGGAGAGAAAAGTTTAGAAGAAGGAGTAAATATTGTAGGAGCTCATATGGACGCTCCCAGAATAGATTTGAAACAAAATCCCATTTATGAAGATTCGGAAATGGTCCTGCTTAAAACTCATTATTATGGCGGTATAAAGAAATACCAGTGGACGACTTTACCCCTGGCTATACATGGCGTAGTTGTTAAAAAGGATGGACAGAAGGTAAATATTGTTATCGGAGAAGAGGAGGATGACCCTGTTTTTTGTATTACAGATTTACTTCCGCACCTGGCTCAGGAGCAAATGCAGAAAAAAATGAGCGAAGGAATTACCGGTGAAGGTTTAAACGTTCTATTTGGAAGTATTCCTTATAATGATGATAAAGTGAAAGAAAAAATCAAACTTAACATACTAAGTATCATACATGATAAATATGGAATTAAGGAAGAAGATTTTATAAGCGCAGAAATAGAGATCGTACCGGCTTTTAAAGCAAAGGACGTTGGTTTGGATAGAGGTCTGGTTGGCGCATATGGACAGGATGACAGAGTATGCGGTTATACTGCGTTAAAAGCAATACTTGATTTAGATAATCCCCAGAAGACTGCTGTGTGTTTGCTGGTGGATAAGGAAGAAATAGGAAGTATGGGAAATACAGGAATGCAGTCCAGGTTTTTTGAAAACATATTGGCAGAGCTGTGTGAATTAACGGAAGGACACTACAACGACTTAATGCTAAGAAGGGCTTTATCAAACTCAAAATGCCTGTCGGCTGATGTGAGTGCAGCGGTTGATCCTAATTATGAAGGTGTGCATGACAAGAGAAATGCACCTTACATTAGTAAAGGTGTAGTAATTACTAAATATACCGGAGCCCGGGGAAAAGCCGGTTCAAATGACGCTCATGCAGAATTTGTAGGTGAAATCAGGGCACTTTTTAATAACAATAACATCCAGTGGCAGACCGGTGAGTTGGGAAAAGTAGACCAGGGTGGCGGAGGAACGATAGCCCAGTTCGTTGCCAATTTAGGGGCTGATGTTGTTGATTGTGGCGTAGCATTACTATCCATGCACGCCCCATTTGAAATTGCAAGTAAATTAGATATATATATGGCTTATAAAGCATATCATGCATTTTATAAGACATTTTCATAA
- the pdaA gene encoding delta-lactam-biosynthetic de-N-acetylase yields MRLNIQKKLMLFAVLASVLTSCTAKIDKETVTIPEKAGFNRESEVNVTQPEQSKNQDSRQKIEDSQPKVVVDDKNTKPSKTDDTQKPAANQDNKQDADGFKGYDNKRYGWGYKKQKNAPPIISKSIDDLLKKYDGMYVQHTDEKVLYLTFDEGYENGYTPKILDVLKENQVPAAFFITGPYLKKHSDLIKRMVEEGHIVGNHTVNHPSMPEILDDKKLEEELLGLERSFYEMFKTHMKYVRPPKGEFSERTLALTKSLGYKTVFWSFAYVDWDVKNQKGVDYAYDQVMSGLHNGAILLLHAVSKDNAEALDRIIKDARALGYKFKSLDEIQ; encoded by the coding sequence ATGAGATTAAATATTCAAAAAAAGTTAATGCTATTTGCAGTATTAGCAAGTGTTCTTACCTCTTGTACTGCAAAAATAGATAAAGAAACAGTGACAATTCCTGAAAAGGCAGGCTTCAATAGAGAATCCGAAGTTAATGTCACACAGCCGGAACAAAGTAAAAATCAGGATAGCCGGCAAAAAATTGAAGATTCTCAACCAAAAGTAGTTGTAGATGATAAAAATACAAAACCGTCCAAAACGGATGATACTCAAAAACCTGCCGCTAATCAGGATAACAAACAAGATGCGGATGGATTCAAAGGTTATGATAACAAGCGATACGGTTGGGGATATAAAAAGCAAAAAAATGCGCCGCCCATAATTTCCAAAAGTATTGATGACCTTTTAAAAAAGTACGATGGAATGTATGTTCAACACACAGATGAAAAAGTGCTGTATTTAACCTTTGATGAGGGATATGAGAATGGCTATACCCCCAAGATATTGGATGTGTTGAAGGAAAATCAGGTGCCAGCGGCTTTCTTTATAACAGGGCCTTATTTAAAAAAACATTCGGATCTTATAAAACGAATGGTAGAGGAAGGGCATATTGTTGGAAACCATACTGTTAATCACCCCAGCATGCCTGAGATACTGGATGATAAAAAGCTGGAAGAAGAGTTGTTAGGCCTTGAACGTTCCTTTTATGAGATGTTTAAAACACATATGAAGTACGTAAGGCCGCCCAAGGGTGAATTTAGCGAAAGGACACTTGCACTTACGAAATCTTTAGGATATAAAACCGTCTTTTGGAGTTTTGCATATGTTGATTGGGATGTTAAAAACCAAAAAGGTGTTGACTATGCTTATGACCAGGTTATGAGTGGTTTACACAATGGGGCTATTTTATTATTACATGCTGTATCCAAGGATAATGCTGAAGCTTTGGATAGAATTATCAAAGATGCGCGCGCATTAGGCTATAAATTTAAATCATTGGATGAGATTCAATAA
- the spoIVB gene encoding SpoIVB peptidase yields MDSRWFIRKRLIILFLVLITVPFTIILQIYLIFPNRLMLLEGEEYVYDLNAPISIDAQVDKSGVLSLNGDIVEDSYKVDLNSPLVIKSEELGNFNVNLKLFGVIPIRSVEVDVVPKATVVPCGNTIGVKLYTDGILVIGTSDFTGVDGKKYEPWREAGIKEGDIIESIGNTRVEDIEQLVEIVEMSQGNELNIDIRRKGKLINTKIVAKKSIEDRQYKLGLWVRDSTAGIGTLTFFDPNTNSFGALGHGITDIDTGQLLTVGRGDILKSSIISIRKGMKGKPGELKGVFMQDEPSLGKILENNDFGIFGKLYQNVNMNNLKPMPIGLRTQVKEGPAYILSNVQGQKIEKFDVEIQKVMRQSEESCKGMIIKITDPALLEKTGGIVQGMSGSPIIQDGKVIGAVTHVFVNDPTRGYGIFIEWMLKRVASFSQEYEQVKSNY; encoded by the coding sequence TTGGATTCTCGATGGTTTATTAGAAAAAGATTAATAATTTTATTTTTAGTATTAATTACAGTGCCATTTACGATTATATTACAGATATATTTGATTTTTCCGAATAGATTAATGCTTCTTGAAGGCGAAGAATATGTTTATGATTTAAATGCACCAATCAGTATTGATGCACAGGTTGATAAAAGCGGTGTTTTAAGTTTAAATGGCGATATTGTCGAAGACAGTTACAAAGTAGATTTAAATTCACCTTTAGTAATTAAGTCAGAAGAGTTAGGTAATTTTAATGTTAATTTAAAATTATTTGGAGTAATACCAATAAGATCAGTAGAAGTAGATGTAGTGCCAAAAGCTACAGTAGTACCATGCGGTAATACAATAGGTGTAAAGTTATATACCGATGGCATATTAGTGATAGGCACATCAGATTTTACCGGAGTAGACGGCAAAAAGTACGAACCATGGCGGGAGGCAGGAATTAAAGAGGGAGATATTATTGAATCAATAGGAAATACACGGGTTGAAGATATTGAACAATTAGTTGAAATTGTAGAAATGTCCCAGGGTAATGAATTAAATATTGATATAAGAAGGAAAGGAAAGCTAATTAATACAAAAATAGTTGCAAAAAAATCTATTGAGGATAGACAATATAAGTTGGGACTATGGGTAAGAGACAGTACTGCCGGTATAGGTACATTAACCTTTTTTGACCCGAACACAAATAGTTTTGGCGCTTTAGGACATGGAATAACGGACATAGATACCGGACAGCTTCTAACTGTGGGCAGAGGAGATATACTAAAATCCAGTATTATTTCAATTAGAAAAGGAATGAAAGGAAAACCTGGAGAATTAAAGGGCGTATTTATGCAAGATGAGCCAAGTTTGGGTAAGATATTAGAAAATAATGATTTTGGAATCTTTGGAAAGTTATATCAGAATGTAAATATGAATAATCTTAAGCCTATGCCTATAGGGCTAAGGACACAGGTGAAAGAGGGCCCAGCATATATTTTATCAAATGTTCAAGGACAAAAGATAGAAAAGTTTGATGTTGAAATTCAGAAAGTAATGAGGCAGAGTGAAGAAAGCTGTAAAGGGATGATAATTAAAATTACGGACCCGGCATTGCTAGAAAAGACTGGCGGAATTGTACAGGGAATGAGCGGTAGCCCTATCATTCAGGATGGTAAAGTCATCGGTGCAGTTACACATGTTTTTGTAAATGATCCTACCAGAGGATATGGTATATTTATAGAATGGATGTTAAAGCGGGTTGCCAGCTTTTCTCAGGAATATGAGCAAGTAAAAAGTAATTATTAG
- the spo0A gene encoding sporulation transcription factor Spo0A gives MIDNKIRIVIADDNRDFCEILCEYLNSQEDIEVIGIAKDGAEAYELITTLLPDVAIIDVIMPHLDGLGVLEKLSSTPMQSKPIYIMLSAVGQDKITQSAMALGAEYYIIKPFDMDVLIGRIRQLKGSIRTNRVTIRKDAVNEGKSTYNPALKDIEANVTKVIHEIGVPAHIKGYQYLRDAIMMAIKDMEIINSITKQLYPSIARQYNTTPSRVERAIRHAIEVAWGRGQVETLEGMFGYTIQNSKGKPTNSEFIAMIADKLRLQLKVV, from the coding sequence TTGATAGATAATAAAATTAGAATTGTAATTGCAGATGATAACAGAGATTTTTGTGAAATCTTGTGTGAATACCTTAATAGTCAAGAAGATATTGAAGTGATAGGGATTGCAAAAGATGGAGCTGAAGCATACGAATTGATTACGACTCTCTTACCTGATGTTGCTATTATTGATGTAATTATGCCTCATTTGGATGGATTGGGTGTACTGGAGAAATTAAGTTCTACACCAATGCAGAGCAAACCTATATATATTATGTTATCTGCCGTTGGTCAGGATAAAATAACTCAAAGTGCAATGGCATTAGGCGCTGAATATTACATTATAAAACCTTTTGACATGGATGTGCTGATTGGAAGAATAAGACAATTAAAGGGTTCTATCAGGACGAATAGAGTAACGATTAGGAAGGATGCGGTGAATGAAGGGAAGTCTACATATAATCCTGCGTTAAAAGACATAGAGGCTAATGTTACCAAAGTTATTCATGAAATTGGTGTTCCTGCTCATATAAAAGGATATCAATACTTAAGAGATGCCATTATGATGGCAATAAAAGATATGGAGATTATCAATTCAATAACAAAACAGCTTTATCCCTCCATTGCCAGACAATACAATACTACTCCAAGCAGGGTGGAAAGAGCAATCAGACATGCTATTGAGGTTGCCTGGGGCAGAGGACAGGTAGAAACGCTGGAGGGTATGTTTGGATATACAATACAAAATAGTAAAGGTAAACCAACAAACAGTGAATTTATTGCAATGATAGCAGATAAGCTGAGGTTGCAGTTAAAAGTAGTATAA
- the steA gene encoding putative cytokinetic ring protein SteA codes for MIIKGYVQKGKKTKALVKLLNSNNIPVICHEDLDEVAASSLIDKKIKAVINCNKNISGRYPTKGAKLLLENGVTILDDMGEAFYHYIQNGDLIEIKDSDLFINGKKYHNQFNILNEDKINSLLENSYHNFSIELEKFIDNTLEYAHKEKDIILKNVNTSFIETHMENKHVLIVVRGCNYKQDLQTIREYIKDFKPVLIGVDGGGDALLEFGLVPDIIVGDMDSVSDFCLKKCKEIIVHAYPDGKAPGLERINRLGLKGKIFPFPGTSEDVAMIIAYEKKADLIVAVGTHSNIIDFLEKGRRGMASTMLTRLKIGSKLVDAKGVSKLYSNKLRLSYCIPILASALIPIIAILKIYIPIQVLLNIFQLRLRIK; via the coding sequence ATGATAATAAAAGGATATGTACAAAAAGGGAAAAAAACAAAAGCTCTAGTTAAACTATTAAATTCAAATAATATTCCGGTTATCTGCCATGAGGATTTGGACGAAGTAGCAGCATCTTCTCTTATAGATAAAAAGATTAAAGCTGTAATTAATTGTAACAAGAATATTTCTGGACGATACCCTACAAAAGGAGCCAAATTATTACTGGAAAATGGTGTTACCATCCTGGATGATATGGGAGAAGCATTTTACCACTATATTCAAAATGGAGATTTAATAGAAATAAAGGATTCTGATTTATTTATCAATGGAAAAAAATATCATAATCAATTTAATATATTAAATGAAGATAAGATTAATTCTCTTCTTGAGAATAGTTATCATAATTTTTCTATTGAATTAGAAAAATTTATTGACAATACTTTAGAATATGCCCATAAAGAAAAAGACATTATACTAAAAAATGTAAATACTTCGTTTATAGAAACACATATGGAAAATAAGCATGTATTAATTGTTGTGAGAGGATGTAATTATAAACAAGATCTCCAAACAATTAGAGAATATATAAAAGATTTTAAACCTGTTTTAATTGGGGTGGACGGTGGAGGAGATGCACTTTTAGAATTTGGTTTGGTTCCGGATATTATTGTTGGTGATATGGATAGTGTAAGCGATTTTTGCCTTAAAAAATGCAAAGAAATCATTGTGCATGCATACCCTGATGGGAAAGCTCCTGGGTTAGAAAGAATAAATAGATTAGGTCTTAAGGGAAAAATATTTCCGTTTCCGGGCACCAGTGAAGATGTTGCAATGATCATTGCATATGAAAAAAAAGCGGACCTTATTGTAGCAGTAGGAACCCATTCGAATATAATTGATTTTTTGGAAAAAGGCAGAAGAGGTATGGCCAGTACTATGCTTACAAGATTAAAAATTGGATCAAAATTGGTGGATGCAAAAGGAGTGAGTAAGTTATATTCTAATAAGCTAAGACTCTCCTATTGCATTCCAATATTAGCCTCTGCATTAATTCCAATTATTGCAATCCTCAAAATATATATTCCCATCCAGGTACTCTTGAATATATTTCAGTTGAGGTTGCGAATAAAATAA
- a CDS encoding copper transporter produces MSKGITYHIITIVAIFSALGLGIFIGSMLNGEQLMVSHQSKLMTELGGHLKSITQESETLKKEISQLKNDIGLKDQLINCIFSDYVSGRLKGYNVAIVMTGDKELSEEISLLLQNAGANILSVTSIMNLYQIDSISAFNQIKPVRDDFRLNKADNITTYAAESLMYSILSGKDVDFINETASKEYIEIQGDYSKMVDYIIWVGPNQNGREYINVVDIPMLNIVKKLNIPSLIVERSSSAYSAMDIFKQSGFSTIDNIDTIYGKISMLMVMKGVQGNFGTKESATSLLPKLSVESFKQLNLKKNN; encoded by the coding sequence ATGAGTAAAGGAATCACCTATCATATAATAACGATTGTAGCAATTTTTTCAGCACTTGGACTTGGAATCTTTATTGGATCTATGCTCAATGGAGAACAATTAATGGTATCACACCAAAGTAAATTGATGACCGAGTTAGGCGGACATTTAAAATCTATAACCCAAGAGAGTGAAACTTTAAAAAAAGAGATCTCACAGCTAAAAAATGATATAGGCCTAAAAGACCAATTAATTAATTGTATATTTTCAGATTATGTTAGTGGGAGATTAAAAGGATATAATGTAGCTATTGTTATGACCGGAGATAAAGAGTTAAGTGAAGAAATAAGCCTGCTGTTGCAGAACGCAGGTGCGAATATTTTGTCTGTTACCTCTATTATGAATTTATATCAAATTGACAGCATTAGTGCATTTAATCAAATAAAACCCGTTAGGGATGATTTCCGTTTGAACAAAGCTGACAACATAACCACATATGCTGCAGAAAGCCTCATGTATTCAATTTTATCAGGAAAAGATGTAGATTTTATAAATGAGACAGCCAGTAAAGAGTATATAGAAATTCAAGGAGATTATTCAAAAATGGTTGATTATATCATTTGGGTTGGGCCAAATCAAAATGGAAGAGAATATATAAATGTTGTCGATATACCAATGTTAAATATTGTTAAGAAATTGAATATTCCCAGTTTAATAGTAGAAAGGTCCAGTTCAGCATATTCCGCGATGGATATATTTAAGCAATCAGGTTTTTCAACAATTGATAATATTGACACCATATATGGAAAGATATCAATGCTAATGGTTATGAAAGGAGTTCAAGGAAATTTTGGGACCAAAGAATCAGCAACAAGCTTGCTTCCCAAGCTTAGTGTCGAAAGTTTTAAACAACTAAATTTAAAAAAGAATAATTAG
- a CDS encoding glycosyltransferase family 2 protein has product MQKVSVIIPAYNESKTIKETIEAVHAIRLIDEIIVVDDGSNDNTCEIARKCNAKVIRCAENKGKGNALKLGLLRCKGDIVVFLDADTEKTAREIVKLIQPIQDGICDVAIARFGRPKKKGGFGLVKLVSRYGTKLLAGEYIESTLSGQRAFKAEVLKNITIGTGYGAEVGMTIDIIKKGYTILECDVDMTHKETGRNLKGFLHRGKQMNDILVVLIRKAFERTGKNKN; this is encoded by the coding sequence ATGCAAAAGGTGAGTGTAATTATTCCGGCATATAATGAAAGTAAGACGATTAAAGAAACGATAGAAGCAGTACATGCTATCAGATTAATAGATGAAATCATTGTGGTAGATGACGGCTCAAATGATAATACTTGTGAAATTGCCCGGAAGTGTAATGCAAAAGTGATTAGATGTGCAGAAAATAAAGGAAAAGGCAATGCACTAAAGCTAGGTTTGCTAAGATGTAAAGGAGATATTGTTGTTTTTTTGGATGCAGACACCGAAAAGACTGCAAGAGAGATTGTAAAACTCATTCAACCAATACAAGATGGCATTTGTGATGTTGCCATAGCTAGATTTGGCAGGCCAAAGAAAAAAGGGGGTTTTGGGTTGGTTAAATTAGTAAGCCGGTATGGTACAAAGCTGTTGGCGGGGGAATATATAGAGAGCACCTTGTCGGGGCAGAGAGCATTTAAAGCAGAAGTCCTGAAAAATATAACGATTGGTACCGGATACGGTGCAGAGGTAGGTATGACAATAGATATTATTAAAAAAGGATATACAATTTTGGAATGTGATGTGGATATGACTCATAAGGAGACGGGAAGGAATTTAAAAGGATTTCTCCACAGAGGAAAACAAATGAATGATATTCTTGTCGTACTTATACGCAAGGCATTTGAAAGGACAGGCAAAAACAAAAATTGA
- a CDS encoding Rqc2 family fibronectin-binding protein gives MPLDGIVVNALVHEFNDRILNSKIEKIYQPESDELIFIIRNKGKSERLLLSASSNNPRIHFTTVNKSNPDVPPMFCMLLRKHLMGGRIIAVTQPDFERIIYLMIESYNELGDLTTKKLIIEIMGRHSNIILVDSNGKIIDSIKHIGINISSVRQVMPGLDYVLPPSQEKLNPLDCSEQEIFDIISRQSDGLKVDKCIVNNFTGISPLIGREICFRALHNSDYYIGELSEDQIKYVAGEMCKIFDQIKNGQFLPVLLYDKEAKRVVDFSAVNILQYENLAIETDSSISSILDTFYSKRDSQDRLKQKSSDLLKIINTNLDRCKKKLALQQQKLGEVSNREKFKTYGDLITANIYRIQQGMDKVEVENFYEEGCPVVTIPLDPELSPSRNAQKYFNEYAKAKNAAKMVTEQMELNIHEIDYLESVHDEVIRATNEQELNEIKDEIAEQGYISQKSKQKSQKNVAPSKPMHFISSDGIDIFVGKNNRQNDYLTLKFARDEDLWFHTKNIPGSHTIVKTGGKKDIPDTTLLQAAALAAYFSKGKYSSNVAVDYTTVKNVKKPSGAKPGMVIYENYKTVYVTPDEELITALSPGDQ, from the coding sequence ATGCCTTTAGATGGTATTGTTGTGAACGCTTTGGTTCATGAATTCAACGATAGAATTTTAAATAGCAAAATAGAGAAAATTTATCAACCCGAAAGTGATGAGTTGATTTTTATAATCAGGAACAAAGGAAAAAGTGAACGGCTATTGTTGAGTGCCAGTTCAAACAATCCGAGAATTCACTTTACTACAGTAAATAAATCCAATCCTGATGTACCGCCCATGTTCTGCATGCTACTGAGGAAACATTTAATGGGCGGCAGAATTATTGCAGTGACACAACCTGATTTTGAGAGGATTATTTATTTAATGATAGAATCCTACAACGAATTGGGTGATTTAACTACCAAAAAGCTAATTATCGAAATAATGGGCCGGCATAGCAATATTATATTGGTTGATTCCAATGGAAAAATTATTGATAGTATTAAACATATTGGCATAAATATTAGCAGCGTAAGGCAGGTTATGCCCGGACTTGATTATGTACTGCCGCCTTCACAAGAAAAATTAAATCCTCTGGATTGTTCTGAACAGGAAATATTTGATATTATAAGCAGACAAAGTGATGGTTTAAAAGTGGATAAATGTATTGTAAACAATTTCACCGGGATTAGTCCGCTTATTGGAAGAGAAATTTGTTTTCGTGCGCTGCATAATAGCGATTATTATATTGGTGAACTTAGTGAGGATCAAATAAAGTATGTAGCTGGTGAAATGTGTAAGATTTTTGATCAAATAAAAAATGGCCAGTTTTTACCTGTGCTGCTGTATGATAAAGAGGCAAAAAGGGTTGTAGATTTTTCAGCTGTTAATATCCTGCAATATGAGAATCTTGCAATTGAAACCGATTCATCTATAAGCAGTATCCTTGATACATTTTATTCCAAACGTGATTCTCAAGACAGATTAAAACAAAAATCATCAGACTTGCTAAAAATTATTAATACAAACTTGGATCGGTGCAAAAAGAAGCTTGCACTGCAGCAACAAAAATTAGGTGAAGTCTCCAACAGGGAAAAGTTTAAAACTTACGGTGATTTGATTACCGCAAATATATACAGAATTCAACAAGGAATGGACAAAGTAGAGGTTGAAAATTTTTATGAAGAGGGATGCCCTGTTGTAACCATTCCCCTTGACCCTGAACTTTCCCCTTCCCGGAACGCCCAAAAATATTTTAATGAATATGCAAAGGCAAAAAATGCTGCTAAGATGGTAACAGAGCAGATGGAATTAAATATTCACGAAATTGATTACCTTGAGTCTGTTCATGATGAAGTGATTAGGGCAACAAATGAACAAGAATTAAATGAAATTAAAGATGAAATTGCTGAACAGGGCTATATTAGTCAGAAATCAAAACAAAAGTCACAAAAAAATGTTGCCCCCTCTAAACCAATGCATTTTATCAGTTCTGACGGAATTGATATATTTGTTGGCAAAAACAATAGACAAAACGACTACCTTACTTTAAAATTTGCCCGGGACGAAGACCTATGGTTTCATACTAAAAATATTCCCGGTTCCCACACAATAGTAAAAACAGGAGGAAAAAAAGATATTCCGGATACTACCTTGTTACAAGCAGCAGCCTTGGCTGCGTATTTTAGTAAAGGTAAATATTCGTCTAATGTTGCTGTAGACTATACTACTGTAAAGAATGTAAAAAAGCCTTCCGGAGCAAAACCTGGAATGGTGATATATGAGAATTATAAAACTGTCTATGTGACGCCGGATGAAGAGCTGATCACCGCCCTCTCCCCAGGCGATCAATAA
- a CDS encoding DUF503 domain-containing protein: MIIGSCSVDLSLEGVFSLKEKRQIVKSIINRIQSRFNVSIAEIDAQDKWQYSVLGFCCVSNDTAHANSIISKVINFIENDGRVVVIDYSVEII, from the coding sequence ATGATTATTGGCAGCTGTAGTGTGGATTTATCTTTGGAAGGTGTATTTTCTTTAAAAGAAAAACGGCAAATTGTCAAAAGTATTATAAATAGAATACAGTCTCGTTTTAATGTATCTATTGCAGAAATAGATGCCCAGGATAAATGGCAGTATTCTGTCCTGGGATTTTGTTGTGTTTCAAATGATACAGCCCATGCAAACAGTATTATTTCAAAAGTCATCAATTTCATTGAAAATGATGGAAGAGTAGTTGTAATTGATTATTCTGTAGAAATTATTTAA
- a CDS encoding YicC/YloC family endoribonuclease, with product MIRSMTGYGRSELQEKNKDIVVEIKSVNHRYADFSIHVSRYYGFLEDRVREYLQNYISRGKVDVYFSIDSYEDDDKIVFLNEGLAASYIKALYQLRDTFCLQDDITVSSVARYNEIFKVERKEEDQEELWGLIKKALDVAIEDFLAMRAREGMRLAEDLVERGKYITTVLDEIELRSPQVVNEYRERIELRVKELLKNVPIDENRILTEVAIFADKISIAEEIVRLKSHLAELREILNSDQPVGRKLDFLVQEMNREINTIGSKANDLYISKRVVEVKAEIEKLREQIQNIE from the coding sequence ATGATCAGGAGTATGACGGGATATGGAAGAAGTGAATTGCAGGAGAAAAACAAGGATATTGTAGTAGAAATAAAATCCGTTAATCATAGATATGCCGATTTTTCTATTCATGTTTCCAGATATTATGGTTTCTTAGAGGACCGGGTACGGGAATACCTGCAAAATTATATTTCAAGAGGTAAAGTTGATGTATACTTTTCTATAGATTCCTATGAAGATGATGATAAAATAGTTTTTCTTAATGAAGGACTTGCAGCAAGTTATATAAAAGCTCTTTATCAGTTAAGAGACACTTTCTGTTTACAGGATGACATTACCGTTTCCAGTGTTGCCCGATATAATGAGATTTTTAAAGTTGAAAGAAAAGAAGAAGATCAGGAAGAGTTATGGGGACTTATTAAGAAAGCTCTTGACGTTGCTATAGAGGATTTTCTAGCTATGAGAGCAAGGGAAGGCATGCGGCTGGCAGAAGACCTTGTTGAAAGAGGAAAATACATAACGACCGTCCTTGATGAGATTGAATTAAGATCTCCCCAGGTAGTAAACGAATACAGGGAAAGAATAGAGCTGCGGGTTAAGGAACTTCTTAAAAATGTTCCCATTGATGAAAATAGAATTTTAACGGAGGTTGCGATTTTCGCAGATAAAATAAGCATCGCTGAGGAAATTGTCCGGTTAAAAAGTCACTTGGCTGAATTGAGAGAAATATTAAACAGTGACCAACCTGTAGGTAGAAAATTAGATTTTTTGGTTCAGGAAATGAATAGAGAGATTAATACAATTGGTTCTAAAGCAAATGATTTATATATCTCAAAACGTGTTGTAGAGGTGAAGGCAGAAATTGAGAAATTAAGAGAACAAATACAAAACATCGAGTGA
- the remA gene encoding extracellular matrix/biofilm regulator RemA produces MKLINIGFGNIVSANRLVAIVSPESAPIKRIIQEARDRGMLIDATYGRRTRAVIITDSDHIILSAVQPETVAHRLTAKDSTPVEDEGIEDEE; encoded by the coding sequence ATGAAATTAATCAATATAGGTTTCGGCAATATTGTATCTGCTAATCGATTGGTTGCTATTGTCAGCCCCGAATCAGCTCCTATAAAAAGAATTATACAAGAGGCTAGGGATAGAGGTATGTTGATAGATGCAACTTATGGCAGGAGGACCAGGGCTGTAATTATTACAGATAGTGACCATATTATTTTATCAGCAGTACAGCCTGAAACTGTAGCCCACAGATTAACTGCTAAAGATTCTACTCCAGTGGAAGATGAGGGAATTGAGGATGAAGAGTAA